The following nucleotide sequence is from Cryptococcus neoformans var. grubii H99 chromosome 5, complete sequence.
TGCTGATAGTGTTCGACTGTCGAAGAACAGCGCTGAACCGGAGCGCTTCTCGGACAGTACTAGTTtcaagatgaagatcttGCTGTTGAACGTAGCCGGTCTTTCGCTGGAACGAGACGTCTCTTTGTCGGCCGTCGACGAGCATTTCACCGGTAACTACACCCATAGTAACCCGCGTGGCCAACACATCGAGAAGAGTAGTTTTGCCCGCACCAGAAACACCCTAATCATCCATACGTGTTACCTCAACATCGCTCCGAGAAGAATAAAAGAGCTTACCATAAGAGCAGTCAAAGTACCAGGCTTGAcccatccatccacgtGGTCCAAAATCCTTCTTGGttccttcttgatcttgataTCATAAACCACATCTTTCCAGGAGAAGATAGCGGTCTGCCTCTGGATGATCCCAGCGTCAGCTCGGTCAGCACCGGTGATTTGTTTCTTCATTTTAGAACCACCGGCAAACTTGCCACCTTCAACGTCGTCGGATGAGCCGTGGGAGTGAGTGGACTGAGCAAGTAGGGCGCGGGGGATCTTGCCTCGagggaagacgaggatTTCACCTTTCGATTTCTTGGCGGTAATAAATTCTGAAGGAGAATTAGCAGAAGCCGCTAAAGGGAATGACGAAAATACACTTACCAGTAGCAGTCATGTAAATAGCggtaaaaaaaaggaaaaaccCGATCAGGATACCAAAGTTCCTCCACTTGTGCGCGTGGTAGTATTCGTATGATAAGTTGATGTAGTCATCACCATTAACCACAGAAGAACCCGCAATAGCACCCGCCGTGGAGCAAACGTGCTGTTGACCAGTTGCACCCTCGTATCCGGGACCCATCGGGATAAACGCCGAACACTCATACTCCCTATCATGAAACTCATTGATCATGAGAGATTCAAAGCCGTAAGCAATAGGATCAAGCCAGTTCATCCATCGAGCCCAGCCACGCATGTTGGCCACGTTAACGGCAAAACCAGTGTACATGACGAGgccaaggatgaggagagcAGCAGGGGCAAGAGCTTGGGCGAGAGATCGACTGAGGGAGGCGATAGATCGGAAGAGCATGGACATGACCATCGTAAGGGTGAAACTGATGAGcataaagaagaagtacgGCCCTGTTTGGTTGTTAGCGATGGGCCTTTCGGTGATAAATGGCATTACTCACCAGGTTCACGTCGGAGATTGGTCATGAAGTACAAGGTCAAGCTGAAGATGATACAGTTGATGACCTTGTAAGGAATATCTGTAAGAGCAGAGGCGACGGCTTCGGCGGAAGGGTGGTAGAAGGCGTAACGGGAGTGCTTCTCGACGATACCTCGTTGGGCGTAGAGGATAAGAATCTGCAATAGGTCAGCCGATGCTCACTTGTAATGAAGAGTGAATTGGCCTACTTCCAAAGCAGATCCGAAAGCGCTCATCAAAATAGCAAAAAATAGCAAAGCACCTCGCGAGTAGAAACTGCTCGTAGTTGCAGCTACTCAATGTCAGTCTTGAGACCTACCACATGTTAAAAAGACGGCTTACGAAGATTATAGAAGACTGAACCGATAATAAGAGCCATGATAAAATTACCAAACAGCTGAGTAAGAGTCAGACTGGGATCGGCACGCAGGCGATCGAAACCTCTTCGAAGGCAAAGCTCGACTTGGCCGCCGTATGAAAGGGTGTAAGGAGATTTGGCTCGGAGACGCTTGGACTGCTGAGCCCGTCTTGATTGCAAAAACTCTTGATAATTTTTGCCATGAACGGGGTACTTGTTCTCAAACTCGGCAATCTGTGCCAAAAGCTCCTGATATTTGTCGCTCTGCTTCCATCGCGCGGCAAACTCCTGCGGTGTGGTGggtaccttgccttcaaATCCTTCTCTTGGTGTACGTTCGCTTGCGCTGGTGAGTGATGTAAGAAAGTCGGGCACGGTCTGCTGAGAAGGGCAGTGAAATCCCATATCGACAAAAAACTGCTTCGCATCAGTGGTCTTGCCGAAAAAAATTTGCTCGCCTTCATAGAGGACGGAGACCTTGTCGAAACAGTCGTAAGCGGCTTGAGGAGCTTGGTAGATGGCGACGGCGGAGGAGATGCCGATGTAGTCGGCGTTCAGACGGAGATTTTTGCAGAATTCGATGGCGTTAGCAGAGTCGAGACCACGGGTGGAGTTGTCCCAGCATTGGAGAGGAGCGCCGGCGAGGGAGGCCTCGGCAATAGTTACTCGTTTTCGCTCGCCACCTAGCGGATGTCAGCTTTGTAAATCTGAGGAACAGACAAGTACGTACCACTGACACCACGAATGAAGTCATTGCCGACGATAGTGTTCAGAGTGTGGGAAATGCCAAAGACAGACATGACGACATCTCGCATGTGCTTGGCGTATTCCTTCTTCGAAATACCTCCAGGAGGATTTCGAGGAGCTCGAGCTTCAGCAGCGAAAGATAATGTTTGACCGACAGTAAGATTGGGGAAGTGGACGTCGACTTCGGCAGTGTAGATAGCTTCGCCTCGGAATTGACCGTAAATTTGCTTCGGAGTGATACCTGCTCGAAGTCAATTAGGTATCTAAAGTAAGACAAAGAGAATTGACCTCTATAATTAAGTGAAGAAGACTCATCCAAATAAATACCGTTCATCTCTCCAGCAATGGTCTTGAGCATTGTCGTACAACCGCTTCCGGGAGGACCAAGGACGACGAGCATTTCACCTGCCTCTAGTACACCGTCCATACTGTTCAAAATTTGGACCTTGCGTTTACGGTTACTGATTAAGTCTCTGAGAGCGCCGATACCGACGAGTGGGAGGTTACCGACTGTCTTTTGGTAGTCTATTTACAGTTAGTGCTGGTCTTATCATGTCTTGCCATCACACGGATGAATGGGTATGGCTCACCAGCATCGGATCCAAAACCATGAACATCAAGATTCCTGAACGACAAACCAGCTTTCCTCGCCGGACCAGAAGTCTGAAGGGCCTCAAACATCAATTTTGTCCATCTCCTAGCACAGAATTTGTCGGAAAAAGGATCAAGATCCGAGCCTTGTTGGTACGAAAATAAAGCAGAGGAGTCATCGGTACCCCCTACAGATTGTCGAGTGAGTTGTCGCGCGAGATGGCCGACTTCGCGAGCACGGTGTTCTTCAGTTTGAGCTGGAAGATCGTCGCTAGGGTGAGTGTCTGTGAAATGGGCCCGGGATGCGACGCGGCCTAGTGAAGCGCCGGATGTTTGTTCGGTACGGTCGTAAGTACCCAAACCTTGTCCTACACCTGCAAATGCCATCACGAGTAGATGGGAATGTGCGCTGGATAAGTTTTTGTGAGATAAAGTAGTTTGTACAAATGAGAAAAAAGATGttgtgaaagaagaaaatcGTGAGAGAGAGGTAGTTATACGTATCTAGAAGGCGCCCATTGTTTGTGCGTCCATAGGACGAGAGTTTTGCGGGCGGCGTTCCTGTCCCTGCTTATGCCATCGGGCGGCGGAAACGGAACCATTAGATATTCATTACAAACAAATCCCAATCATTGGAAAAATTGTATAAGGACTACATTTACCAATTAGAAAGATGTCTCGTAGGGAGCCGGACAAAAGCAATTTTAGTCACAAATATGATGTAATGATAACTATCTCGGTCTATCTCATCATATCAGGCCGGGGGCCGCGATCTTGCCATCGTCGATCACCTCTGGCGCACGCCGTAAGCCCAGCCCTGTCGCCGTCGGCCATGTGTCAAAATACGACCAGCAGGCGACGCTCGCCGTCGGCATGCGTCTCAAAGTAAACAACCTGTTATCGTAATGTTTCGTCGGATCCATAAAAAAtattttattattattcaTTCATTTCAAAAATTACTTCAGTTAtgctttttctctttatcttttttttcgacGTTTAATTGCTAATTAAAATTTTTTTCTTACTCCCCCGGGTAACTTTGTCAAGCGCCTGGACGGCCTTGGCTGGGAGCGCGCCGACATTCCCCTGTCGGACGGCACGATTGTTCGCACGAAGGGTGCGGATGTTGTGGAAGGCAAGAGGACCCCCAATGGCAGCCTGAGGGGGAAGACTGCTCGGCGCTTGCTCCTCAATGTCCATGACGGCAGGGTCAAGAGGAAACAGGCCCGATTTCCTCCAAGCTCCTCGAATTTGGCGTGAGGTCGCCGTCTCTTGCCACGTCCTCTAGTGCCAGCCACAAAACATCCCCTTAGCCACCCCTCTAAGGGAACTACCAAGCTGGTATTCATTCATTTGTCGATGGTATGCTGCCTTAAGGGtcttgaagaagtcgaCGTCCAGATGTTGAAATTGCTAGAAGGGGAATGACGACAAGACTATAGGAAAGGTCTGACGGATGTTATTATATATAGCAACACCACCGGGATTTTTATACCTTTGAAACATGAATACAATGGCGAccaaaaggaagaagaaaagtgATATGACCACGCTTAACGAATTCATGCCATAAATGGACATTCCATATATATTCGTGATATGCATGCTGGTCCGTCATATGTAAAAACAAGGACTTTAATTGCATACATTTCAAAAGCAAAACACCCGCATATACCAAGACCCCATTTTCGCTTGTTCCATTGGACGTCTTCAAGCTGTGGTTTAAACGGAGGCTGAAGGGGTTCTCTTGCCACCTTTCAAACCAGCCATAAACTTGGAGAGCTCGGCAGGACTGACGGAAGTCGACTTTTGCTGGCGGGCTTCGAGGTGAGCTGTGGCAGCTTCGCCAAGTTCGGCATCCTGGAGTCGTTTTCGAGTCTCGCGTCGCTCTTTGCGCATTTGAGCAGATCGCTTGACTCCCCAGTCGTCCTCGAATAGAAGCGATGTCTCGTCGATCGACAGTTGTTCTATTGTTGGTAAGATCAGTTTATCAGTATTCGGCTAAAAATATAAAGTATTACGGATACTTACTGGTTTCTGGGAGGCAGAACACAAGGAACACGAAGCCGATCACGCTGATACCGAAATAGAAACCGTAGGTACCAGAAGGAGTCATCGTTTCGAGCTCTGAAAGGTAGGAGACAGAGACAACGAGATTGGCAATCCAACAGACGGTGGTAGCAATACCAGACCCCATGGATCGTACTTCGAGGGTCAAATACTCGGCCTGGTACCAAACGAGATGACTGTAGGTGAGACCGTAAccgacgacgaagaagacgataCCACCAATGACAATACCAACGTCCGTCGTGTCGTAGCTGTAAGAAGTGTCGAGGAATCCTCCGGTCGGCTTGCACATGTCTGCATAAGACAATTAGCGTGAATGGTAGAGACCAATCGAGATAGCGCCACTCACAATAGAAACTAACGATGTTCCAAACATGACCAAGGAGCTGAAGTGATATGAGTTACTCAACCAATACCAGTTTCAAAGCAGATGGAACGTACCATGATCGGCACGCCAATCAACAGCAACCCTCGTCTTCCGACTTTGTCAACAAGAGACATTCCGATCAATACAAAGACGGCGTTGGTACCGGCAGGGATAAGACCACCCAAGGCTGGGTTAGACAGACCAAGGAGACCGAAGAGAGTGCCGGCATAATAGAGGAGCGTGTTGAAACCAGTGAGTTGACCGGCGGCTTGTAGGGCACTGACGGCAATGATAGATCGTCTGTAAGATCCAGTTTTCAATACTttcttcactctctccCAGAAAGTGGTCCCCGACTGGAGCGCGGTTGTGGCAGCGATATATTCGTGAGCAACGCGGAACTTGTATTCAATCATCTCGCTAGTAGCAGTGGGGTAGATGCGCTGGAAGACAGTCCGAGCGCCTTCGGTATCCCCCTTGAGGATAAGAATACGTGGTGACTCGGGAAGATagtggaagagaagcaattgaagaagggaagggacAGCACCCAAAGCGACTGGTGGTGCATTAGCGGATCATCAAGTAGGTGTGTGGCGCCTGGCTTACAAAGTAATCGCCACCCGTTGTGCATATTCTGTACACCTGCCCCGATGGCGTCGGAGACCACTTGGCCAAAGGGAATAAAGAAGGCACTACGCTCCTCGTCAGCTAAAATCCGCTGACATATAATATCTATAGAGCTCACTTGACACCAATGCATCGACCACGTACAGCGGTAGG
It contains:
- a CDS encoding ATP-binding cassette transporter, with protein sequence MAFAGVGQGLGTYDRTEQTSGASLGRVASRAHFTDTHPSDDLPAQTEEHRAREVGHLARQLTRQSVGGTDDSSALFSYQQGSDLDPFSDKFCARRWTKLMFEALQTSGPARKAGLSFRNLDVHGFGSDADYQKTVGNLPLVGIGALRDLISNRKRKVQILNSMDGVLEAGEMLVVLGPPGSGCTTMLKTIAGEMNGIYLDESSSLNYRGITPKQIYGQFRGEAIYTAEVDVHFPNLTVGQTLSFAAEARAPRNPPGGISKKEYAKHMRDVVMSVFGISHTLNTIVGNDFIRGVSGGERKRVTIAEASLAGAPLQCWDNSTRGLDSANAIEFCKNLRLNADYIGISSAVAIYQAPQAAYDCFDKVSVLYEGEQIFFGKTTDAKQFFVDMGFHCPSQQTVPDFLTSLTSASERTPREGFEGKVPTTPQEFAARWKQSDKYQELLAQIAEFENKYPVHGKNYQEFLQSRRAQQSKRLRAKSPYTLSYGGQVELCLRRGFDRLRADPSLTLTQLFGNFIMALIIGSVFYNLPATTSSFYSRGALLFFAILMSAFGSALEILILYAQRGIVEKHSRYAFYHPSAEAVASALTDIPYKVINCIIFSLTLYFMTNLRREPGPYFFFMLISFTLTMVMSMLFRSIASLSRSLAQALAPAALLILGLVMYTGFAVNVANMRGWARWMNWLDPIAYGFESLMINEFHDREYECSAFIPMGPGYEGATGQQHVCSTAGAIAGSSVVNGDDYINLSYEYYHAHKWRNFGILIGFFLFFTAIYMTATEFITAKKSKGEILVFPRGKIPRALLAQSTHSHGSSDDVEGGKFAGGSKMKKQITGADRADAGIIQRQTAIFSWKDVVYDIKIKKEPRRILDHVDGWVKPGTLTALMGVSGAGKTTLLDVLATRVTMGVVTGEMLVDGRQRDVSFQRKTGYVQQQDLHLETSTVREALRFSAVLRQSNTISIKEKYEYVEEVLKLLEMESYADAVVGVPGTGLNVEQRKRLTIGVELVAKPALLLFLDEPTSGLDSQTSWNILLLLRKLTEHGQAILCTIHQPSAMLFEQFDRLLFLARGGKTVYFGEVGKGSHILIDYFEKNGAPKCPEGENPAEWMLAAIGAAPGSHSDVDWHQAWINSPERVEVRRELARIKETQGGKGEAALQNKDHEKSKSEVKAEYAEFASPLWKQFNVVLTRVWQQHWRTPSYIWSKAALCALSALFIGFSFFKSGTSQQGLQNQLFSVFMMFTIFGQLTQQIMPNFTTQRSLYEVRERPSKTYSWKIFILSNIVAEIPWAILMGAVIYFTWYYPIGYYRNAIPTGAVHLRGALMFLYIEMFLIFNATFAIMIVAGIATAETAGNIANLLFSMCLIFCGVLAPPSSLPGFWMFMYRVSPFTYLVDGMLSTAVAETSVVCSDIELLTLNPPSGESCGDYMSTYISNYGGYLVNENATTACEFCSMSSTNSFLAQFNIYYSNKWRDFGLLWAYVVFNIIAAVGIYWLARVPKNTGKEQASEPEGVQEKLVPAQSSEKKRESVSRGSESTAA
- a CDS encoding MFS transporter, SP family, solute carrier family 2 (myo-inositol transporter), member 13, variant 2; translation: MSATHIENRDDSFLENKGIDHIGRPENNNGSQEPPSPSGFGGHLISAIAGFLFGYDTGVVGVALPLVGTDLGGSALNSSQQEIITAGTTIGAIFGSAILGGWGDRLGRKGAILVSDVFFTIGAVIIASSYSVPQIIVGRIILGIGVGGAAVIAPLFITETAPTAVRGRCIGVNAFFIPFGQVVSDAIGAGVQNMHNGWRLLFALGAVPSLLQLLLFHYLPESPRILILKGDTEGARTVFQRIYPTATSEMIEYKFRVAHEYIAATTALQSGTTFWERVKKVLKTGSYRRSIIAVSALQAAGQLTGFNTLLYYAGTLFGLLGLSNPALGGLIPAGTNAVFVLIGMSLVDKVGRRGLLLIGVPIMLLGHVWNIVSFYYMCKPTGGFLDTSYSYDTTDVGIVIGGIVFFVVGYGLTYSHLVWYQAEYLTLEVRSMGSGIATTVCWIANLVVSVSYLSELETMTPSGTYGFYFGISVIGFVFLVFCLPETKQLSIDETSLLFEDDWGVKRSAQMRKERRETRKRLQDAELGEAATAHLEARQQKSTSVSPAELSKFMAGLKGGKRTPSASV
- a CDS encoding MFS transporter, SP family, solute carrier family 2 (myo-inositol transporter), member 13, which produces MSATHIENRDDSFLENKGIDHIGRPENNNGSQEPPSPSGFGGHLIDENLVRVEGEDKVTWYLCFLISASAIAGFLFGYDTGVVGVALPLVGTDLGGSALNSSQQEIITAGTTIGAIFGSAILGGWGDRLGRKGAILVSDVFFTIGAVIIASSYSVPQIIVGRIILGIGVGGAAVIAPLFITETAPTAVRGRCIGVNAFFIPFGQVVSDAIGAGVQNMHNGWRLLFALGAVPSLLQLLLFHYLPESPRILILKGDTEGARTVFQRIYPTATSEMIEYKFRVAHEYIAATTALQSGTTFWERVKKVLKTGSYRRSIIAVSALQAAGQLTGFNTLLYYAGTLFGLLGLSNPALGGLIPAGTNAVFVLIGMSLVDKVGRRGLLLIGVPIMLLGHVWNIVSFYYMCKPTGGFLDTSYSYDTTDVGIVIGGIVFFVVGYGLTYSHLVWYQAEYLTLEVRSMGSGIATTVCWIANLVVSVSYLSELETMTPSGTYGFYFGISVIGFVFLVFCLPETKQLSIDETSLLFEDDWGVKRSAQMRKERRETRKRLQDAELGEAATAHLEARQQKSTSVSPAELSKFMAGLKGGKRTPSASV